A segment of the Coffea arabica cultivar ET-39 chromosome 8c, Coffea Arabica ET-39 HiFi, whole genome shotgun sequence genome:
TCTAGGGCGCCAACCCCAACACCGATATCCAACTGATGCGAAGACGAAGAGGAAGAATCTGACGAAACGTCGCCGTTAGATGCTGTGTGGTGCCCGTTGCTCATAGCACTAGTGCTGCCATTATTAACAATACCGTTAGCAATAGCTGCAGAAGCTGCGGCGCCGGCTGTGGACGAATTTGGATTGGGATTTGTTGACCAAAGATTAGGGTTACAGAGCTCGTCGTTCATGGAGGATAGGATTTGAAATGCAGATTCGATAGTCTCTTCTAAATGCTTTTGGCCTTCCACTGCGAGTTCTTGGATGGTTTTGCCGGCGACAGCAAAGGCGCCGGCGGTACCCGCCTTGTCCTCCATTTGAATTTTAGTTACAATTGGCTCTCAATTTCGTTTTTCGGTTTGTATCCGAATTCGAGAAATGCAAATCCATCTTAGTTCCTACATGAGGAAAAATTCCAGAGGTTTCTGACACTATATTAGCACCCCTGAACTTTGAAGAATCTCGCTAAGGCCCTCcccttttaactttttttttttttttttttgtaacaatcCATCTGAAATTATAAATGCCCCTCCAAGtttaacttttttatttttgggtaaCAATCCATctgaaattataaattaaaaaatgattAGCCTTTTTATATACTAATAgtgtagtatttttttttacactaacaattatagatgTATAATACATGTGcataatttgaatttcaaaagtaGATTCATGTTATGTGATATGATCTAAACCTACtagtattaaaaaaaattatacactgacaatgtataaaaaaattatccattaaaaattcatacaatttcattcctaaattcccttttcttttcttactcTTTTAGTGCAAAATTGCAAGTGTATTTTTTCTAACCGTAAACGAGAGAATTCGAACtcataatctttcattttgcACCCGTTTTCTCACGAATCACCCAATTCATCCCTCCCTCAATTGCAAATGTATCAACAAAAGGTTgaaaacaaagacaaaaaaGTATGACGATGGACCAAATATAGGGCAACAACTATACACATGAGTGTACTTAAGGTGTAAACAATTTACATGTACTATTTGATGTGTtttaaagctaaaaaaaaaaaacttcttttaCGTAAATTTAAAGAGTTTCATGAAtttttagaagtttttgaattttttattttttggtccTAAATTCCTAATTGATGTCTTTTGTGACGgcctcacctccccctaaggcgaaccaaaggggtcggcgga
Coding sequences within it:
- the LOC113705650 gene encoding mediator of RNA polymerase II transcription subunit 30-like, which translates into the protein MEDKAGTAGAFAVAGKTIQELAVEGQKHLEETIESAFQILSSMNDELCNPNLWSTNPNPNSSTAGAAASAAIANGIVNNGSTSAMSNGHHTASNGDVSSDSSSSSSHQLDIGVGVGALEDARMRYKSSVASLRSVLTAISNSQKVKASEMVSTSGSGSPTDQADIEKLEEQASALRKALVERNKYLKLLIDQQRDLISDICTWQSPCSV